In Haloterrigena turkmenica DSM 5511, a single genomic region encodes these proteins:
- a CDS encoding acyltransferase, with amino-acid sequence MTDETDSRHDRIRHHPTAGPGNSLADWTRARHPLRVAVSYVAVWLIRISPSLRLKRWLLRRLGATVGPGVSWGLEATPDVFWPELITVEREAIVGYDATILCHEFLQDEYRTGEVVIGERAMIGAGAIVLPGVEIGANARVAANSLVTRDVPPGTTVAGVPAEPVGSSAASDASAEAAADSDPGADDSEPGDDATGSGNVDAGSADGTDA; translated from the coding sequence GTGACTGACGAGACGGACTCGCGCCACGACCGCATCCGGCACCATCCGACCGCGGGGCCGGGCAACTCGCTCGCCGACTGGACTCGGGCGCGCCATCCGCTCCGGGTCGCCGTTTCCTACGTCGCCGTCTGGCTGATCCGAATCTCGCCGAGCCTCCGCCTCAAGCGGTGGCTGTTGCGCCGACTCGGCGCCACCGTAGGTCCCGGCGTCTCCTGGGGGCTCGAGGCCACGCCGGACGTCTTCTGGCCCGAGTTGATCACCGTCGAACGCGAGGCGATCGTCGGCTACGACGCGACGATCCTCTGTCACGAATTCCTTCAGGACGAGTACCGCACGGGCGAGGTCGTGATCGGCGAACGCGCGATGATCGGCGCCGGCGCGATCGTCCTCCCGGGCGTCGAGATCGGCGCGAACGCGCGGGTCGCCGCCAACTCGCTTGTCACCCGAGACGTGCCGCCGGGAACGACCGTGGCCGGCGTCCCGGCCGAACCGGTCGGCTCGAGCGCCGCGAGCGACGCGAGCGCCGAAGCGGCTGCCGATTCCGATCCCGGAGCCGACGATAGCGAACCGGGAGACGACGCGACCGGTTCCGGAAACGTCGATGCCGGATCCGCCGACGGGACCGACGCCTGA
- a CDS encoding Nmad3 family putative nucleotide modification protein: protein MTVVLAGVGADTTNLGALAPLYDDGRFEYVPIPEKIPDTDEAETLGSWDLHGTDGTAADLTNRIAPQPIGDADRTVAGDALESWPLHRDPNFAALTYGEHRTSGYVERLRALEPGDVVGFYTGLRRPGGDRAHRYLIGYFTVDRVDVADPDQPRADREAMLAAHSDNAHAKRAQDGELYLEKPVVLIDGREPGGLFDRHPIRLSDYYTKPGNERSQYYLREEIATKWAVRAGGENMMYKPAYRCALSGAAFRRRVGPLSGRTAEDADPLADEAAVETTD from the coding sequence ATGACGGTCGTCCTCGCCGGCGTCGGTGCCGACACCACGAACCTGGGCGCGCTCGCCCCCCTGTACGACGATGGGCGCTTCGAGTACGTGCCGATTCCCGAGAAGATCCCTGACACCGACGAGGCCGAAACGCTCGGCTCGTGGGACCTACACGGGACCGACGGCACCGCCGCGGACCTCACGAACCGGATCGCTCCCCAGCCGATCGGCGACGCCGACCGGACCGTCGCCGGCGACGCCCTCGAGTCGTGGCCCCTCCACCGCGACCCGAACTTCGCGGCGCTGACCTACGGCGAGCACCGAACCAGCGGCTACGTCGAGCGCCTTCGGGCCCTCGAGCCCGGCGACGTCGTCGGGTTCTATACCGGTCTGCGACGTCCCGGTGGCGACCGCGCTCACCGCTATCTGATCGGCTATTTCACCGTTGATCGGGTCGACGTCGCCGACCCCGACCAGCCCCGGGCCGACCGCGAGGCGATGCTGGCGGCCCACTCAGACAACGCCCATGCGAAACGCGCTCAGGACGGCGAGCTCTACCTCGAGAAACCGGTCGTTCTGATCGACGGCCGCGAACCCGGCGGCCTGTTCGACCGCCACCCGATCCGGCTCAGCGACTACTACACCAAACCGGGGAACGAACGATCGCAGTATTACCTGCGCGAGGAGATCGCGACCAAGTGGGCCGTCCGCGCCGGCGGCGAGAACATGATGTACAAGCCCGCCTACCGGTGTGCGCTCTCGGGAGCGGCGTTTCGTCGCCGCGTCGGCCCGCTGAGCGGTCGAACGGCCGAAGACGCCGACCCCCTCGCCGACGAAGCCGCCGTCGAGACGACCGACTGA
- a CDS encoding DUF7344 domain-containing protein: MPAQPASLERETVHSLLADRTREYLLCHLSTVDRTTVHDAAERLAAWSWEAAELATRERDRITVQLVHNHLPRLAEYDVIVYDRSSDVVTTGPNFADLEPYVEPIEPPRV; encoded by the coding sequence ATGCCGGCCCAGCCTGCGTCACTCGAGCGGGAGACCGTCCACTCACTGCTCGCCGATCGGACTCGCGAGTACCTGCTGTGTCATCTCTCGACCGTCGACCGAACGACGGTCCACGATGCCGCAGAGCGGCTCGCAGCCTGGAGTTGGGAGGCGGCAGAACTGGCCACGCGCGAACGGGACAGGATTACCGTCCAACTGGTTCACAACCACCTCCCGCGACTCGCCGAGTACGACGTCATCGTCTATGATCGCTCGAGCGACGTCGTGACCACCGGACCGAACTTCGCGGACCTCGAGCCCTACGTCGAACCGATCGAGCCGCCACGCGTTTAG
- a CDS encoding YHS domain-containing protein yields MTDRYGHLVVAGKVFLLTVRKSIDRGIHMDKCPVCGEKLYEGREEQIVTLYQGKNYHFCSTDHRDEFEEQPGKYV; encoded by the coding sequence GTGACCGATCGTTACGGACACCTTGTGGTTGCAGGGAAAGTGTTCCTGCTCACGGTTCGCAAATCCATTGACAGAGGAATTCACATGGATAAGTGTCCCGTCTGTGGCGAGAAGCTCTATGAGGGTCGGGAAGAACAGATCGTAACTCTCTATCAGGGGAAGAACTACCACTTCTGTTCGACCGACCATCGAGATGAGTTCGAAGAACAACCTGGGAAATACGTATGA